Genomic window (Acidobacteriota bacterium):
GGAAGGCGGACGGCAGGGTGGCCGCGGCTTTTTCAAGGGCGGCCACAGCCTCCCGGTAGCGGCCGCGCTCGTAGGCCACGACGCCGGTGAATAGATCGTAGTCCCTGAGGACGCGGCGGGGGGCGCCGGGCCCGACGGACTCCCGGAACCGCCGCGTCAGGTCCTCGATCCCGGCGTCGTCCCCGGTCCTGGCGCAGGCTGCTCCCAGGACGATCAGGCGCGCTCTCGTCCGCGAGACGTCGCTGTCGGAGCCCGTGACCGCCGTCCGGAGCTCGGCCAGGGCGGCCTCCGGCTTGCCCTGTTCGAGCAGGACCTGCCCGAGCATCGCCCGGATGTCCTTGGACCACATGAACTCGCGGATGGACTCCGCCAGGTCGATGCCGTTGCGGCATTCCTTTTCGGCCTCGGTGTAACGGCCCTCGGCCAGGGCGAGCAGCATCAGGCGGAGCCTGGCCTGGAGGTGCCAGGCCGGCTCGTCCATGAGGAACAGCCGGCCGAACTCTGCGCGCGCCGGACCGGGTCCCCGGGTGAAGAAGAGCAGCATGCCCTTCCAGGTCGACCAGGAGGGATCGGGAAAGACGGCGGCGGCCTTTTCGAGCGCCGCGGCCGCGCCGGCGAGGTCCCCCGTGTCGATCAGGATGGCGACGAGCGTCTGGTAGACCAGGCGGTTGGCCGGATAGTTCTCGAGATAGGCGTTCAGGACCCGCACGGCTTCCTTCGTCCGGCCGAGGGCCCGGAGCGAGACGGCCCGGGTGTGATGCGGAAAGGGATCGGACGCGCCCTGACGGATCGGGATGTCCGCGCGGGCAGCCGCGGACTCGAAGTCCTCGGTCTCGTAGCACAGGACCGCGAGGCTGGTGTTAGCGACGAGATCGTAGGGGTGGTCCTCGATCACCTTCATGAACTCGGCGGCCGCCAGCTCCCAGGTGGCCTCTGATTTGGCGTAGTAATCCCCCCGGATGAGGTGGCGCTCCCGGCAGTCCTCCGGCAGCCGGTCCGTGAGCTCGAAGGCCCGGCGCAGGTATTCGGCCTCGCGGTCGATGTAGCGGAGGTTCCGGGCGTTCACGGCCATCATCCGGTAGGCCATGGCGAATTCCGGGTCGATCTCCACCGCTTTCCTGAGCATGATGAGGCTCTGCTCGTAATCTCCCGTGCGGTGATAGCGCCAGCCCTCGGCGTAATATTTGTAGGCCAGGGCGGAGGTGGTCGTCAGGACCTCGACGTCGAGGTCGATGTCGTCGAGGGCATGCTCGGCGGTCCGGGCCAGGCCCGACCGGATGGCCCTGGCCAGCCCGTCCGCCTTCTGCATCAGGTCCTTCTCGTCCTGGCAGTCCAGCATCTCGGTCCGGATAGCGGTCCCCGTCCGGGCGTCCTGGAGGACGGCCGTGACGACGATCCGTCCCGCCGCGGCCAGCACGGTCCCGCTGATGAGGTAGTCGGCCTTCATCTCCCTGGCCAGGCGGCGCAGCTCCTCCCGGGAATACCGCCGCCGGCCAGTCAGGTCGAACTTCGTGAGCGCGCTGTAGACGGCGTCGTCGCTGACGGTCCGCAGGCGCCTGGACTGGCCGAGATCGGTGGCCAGGAGGAGAGGGAGCCCGGTCACCCACTTGTCGAGGTCGGGGTCGGCCGAGAGGTTCTCGAAGTCCAGCACGGCCAACGCCGGCGTCGGCGGAAAAGCGGCGGGGCGGGGCCGCCGGCCCCAGGTCCTCCAGGCGGCCAGGGTCGCGGCCGCGGCGAGGACCAGGATGAGGACCGGCAGGGCGGCCCTGCGGAGAAGGGGGTGCCCTCCGGCGGGCGCGGGATCGGCCGCGGCCGGGCGGCCCGGATCCTCGAGCACGGACTGGAAGCAGCGGACGAGCTGGATGCGGTTCCGGATGCCGAGCTTCCGGTAGATATGATGGATATGGTTCTTGACCGTGTGCTCGGAGATGAAGAGCTCTTCGGAGATCCGCTTGCTGTCCTTGCCCCCGAGGAGCAGCCTGGCGATCTCGCTTTCGCGGGCGGTGAGGCCGAGCTTGTCCGCGCAGGCGGCGAAGGCGTCACCGTTCTTGACGCGCAGGGCGGCTTCGGGCCGGGTTCGCCGGAACAACGACGCGAACGCTGCCATCCCGCTGTCTCCTCGTTCCCGGGAGAAGAGCTAAAACCCCTGATCCCTGCTATGATAACCGTTGGCGGGGGGGGCTGTCAAAGAGCCATGGAGCCGCGCTCTTCCCCGCTCTTATAGACGCGCGGCCCGGGGAAAATGTTGCGGCCGGGCGCCGGCCGCCCTAGCGGCCGTGGCTCTCGGCCAGCCGGCCCGCGAACCAGCGCCAGATCGCCTTGTTGAATTCGACGCTCGGCGGCGTGCCCTCGAGGATGGCCAGGAAGCTCGTCGGCGCGTCGCCGGGCTTCTGCCTCTGCCGCGGCCCGGGGTCGAAGAGCAGGGGATGCTCGGGGTGGAACTGGACGCCGAGGACGTTGGGGTATTTCTCGTGCTGGACGGCCTCGACGATCCGGCCGTCGCGCGAGCTGGCCGTGGCCACCAGGCCCTTCCCCATCCGGCCGATGGCCTGGTGATGGGCGCTGAGGACGCGGGGATGATCGGACGGCTTGAAGCCCATGGCCTTGACGAAGACGCTCCCGTCGCCGAGCTGCAGGCTATGGAAGCTGTAGCCCATGAGCCGGTCGAGCGGGAACAGGCCCCGGTAGGGATTCGTGTGCCACTGCTCGGGCCCGAGGGCGATCGTCCCTTCGAAGGTCGTCTGCCCGTAGACGTCCCAGCGGATGTCCTGGGCCAGCGTCCCGCCCGTCCCGATGTTCATCGTCTGTAAGCCCAGGCAGATGCCGAGCACGGGGAAGCCCGGGCGCCCCTCCAGGAGCGGCTTGAAACCCGGGTCCTGCGAGCCGCCGAGGAAGTGGAAGGCCGCCGAGACCTCGAGGTAGTGACGGAAGGGATCGCTGATCTCCGTGAACAGGCTCGTTTTCTCGCCGTAAATCGAGGCCGGCGCGTCGGGCCCGCCGAAAAAGATGACGCCGTCGGCCTTGGCCGCGATCCTCTCGAACTCTGGCGTGCAGGCGTTCCGCTTGAAGAGGACCGGCTCGCTGATCTCGGCTCTGACGACATGGAACTTGAACCAGTCGAGCTTGTTCTCCGCGACGTACTTCCGGCTCTCGGCGAAATCGTCCGCCTGCCGCTCGTGCCAGACGCCGACGACCGTCAGGTTGGGGATGTCGATGACGCCGAGCCGGCGCAGCTCGGCCAGGGCCCGGACATTGAACACCTCGGGATTGAAGATGACCAGGCGGACGTCGTCGCCGCGCCCCGTCACGCCGTCGAGCCAGCGGTCGGGATCGGGCGTCTGGCAGGCGAGGGGCGCCGGGACGGCGGCCGCCGCCACGAGGAATGCGAGGGCGAGAACGAGAGTCCTTCTCACGGGGAACCTCCGCCGGGCTCGGATCATGTCCCGGCCATTATATTCGCAATCCCGGCTGTCCCGCAACCGGACGCGGCGCCGCGCCGGCCCTATTTTTCCGGTCTCGCGTGAACATTCGGGCCCGTCCCTTCGTCAACCTTGCTGAAGGGACAAGGTGGCGCGGGGGCGGACCACGAAAAAGGAGCGCGCTCATGAGGAAACGGATCTTCGGGGCTGTGCTGCGGTTGGCGCTGGCCTGGGCCGCCGTCCGGGCGGCCTCCCCCGCCGCGCCGGCCCGGACGGCCGGCGATCTCAAGTCGCCCCTCGAGATCCCCCGCCTGACCCGCGCTCCGAAGATCGACGGCGTCCTCGACAATCCCATCTGGGAGGCCGAGGGCCTGAAGATCGACGCTTTCGTCCAGCTCAGCCCCAAGGAGAACGGGACGCCGACCGAGAGGACCGCGGCCTATCTCGGCCACGACGAGAAGAACCTCTATATCGCCATACGGGCTTTCGATTCCCAGTCTTCCAGGATCCGCTGCTCGATCACCAAGCGCGACGGCTGCCTGGAGGACGACTGGGTCATGGTCATGCTCGACACCTTCAACGAGAAGCGGCGGGCCTTCACCTTCGCCGTCAACCCGGCCGGCGTCCAGATGGACTTCATCCGGGTCGAGGAGGGCGGCAACGACAACATGGACGACAGCTGGGACACCGTTTTCGCCTCCGGCGGCTCGATCGACGGGGAGGGCTACACGGTCGAGATGGCCATCCCCTTCAAGAGCCTGCGCTTCCCGAACGAGGACCTCAAAGCCTGGAACCTGGTCTTTGCCCGCAACCTGCCGCGAACGGGCGAGGTCATCGTGCATCCGACGGTTTCGCGCGACATCCCCGGCCTGCTGTCCAACGGCCGGCCGTTCCTGATGCGCGGGGCCGTCGAGCGCAGCCGCAACGTCGAGGTCATGCCCTTCGTGACCTCGCTCGGGCGGGGCGGGCCGGCGGCCGAGGGGAAGGCGTTCGACTTTCAGCCGGGCGCCAATTTCAAGCTCGGCCTGGCCTCGAACACGACCCTCGACCTGACGGCCAACCCCGATTTCAGCCAGATCGAGGCCGACGAGCCGCAGATCGACTACAACCTCCGCTACGCCCTGCGCTACAACGAGAAGCGGCCCTTCTTCCTCGAGGGCATGGAGATCTTCAACTCGCCGGCGATCGAGACGGTCTACACCCGCCAGATCAACGACCCCAGCTTCGGGGCAAAGATCTCCGGCAAGAGCGGCCGGTTCGCCTACGGCCTGCTCTCGGCCTACGACATGCACCCGGCCGAGAGCCTCTGGGAGATACCGAACGGCGGGGGGGAGACTTCCGGGGCCAAGGCCTTTTCCAATGTCCTCCGGACCAAGGCGGACGTCGGCTCGGGCTCCTACATCGGCTTCACCCTGACCGACAAGGAGCTCGGCGGGGGCAGCTGGAGCCGCCTGGGTGGGATCGACGGCCAGCTCCGGTTCAAGGACCGGGTCTTTTTCAACTTCCAGGCCGTGGCCTCGAGCTCGAGCGCCGCCGGCGAGCGGACCTCGCTCGCGCCCGGCCTTTACGGCGACCTCTGCTACACGACCAGGCATTGGGACGTCGGCGGCTTCTACAAGGCGGTCCACCCCGACTTCCAGGCCTCGCTCGGCTTCGTCAACAGGACCGACTACCGGAGCGCCGGCGGCTACGCCTCCTACACCCTCTATCCCGACAAGAAATACCTCAACCAGGTCCGCTTCCGCGTCCAGGCGGGCGTGCGCGACGGCTACGCCGACAGCGTCACCCAGGACACCTGGATCCGGCCCCAGATCCAATTCCGGCTGACCGAATTCAACCAGGTCTTTGTCCAATACGAGGCGGCGATGGAGCGGTTCGCTGGCGTCGAGTTCCGGAAGCAGAATCTCTCGATCGAATCGCAGTTCACCTTCATCAGCTGGCTGCCCTTGTACTTCTCCTTCCAGACAGGCGACAGCATCAACTACGACCCCGACGACGCTTACCTCGGCGCCAGCAACACGTACGGCGTGTCGCTGACCATCAAGCCCAGCAAGCGGCTCCAGCTGGGGACCGACTTCAGCAAGCAGACGTTCTGGGACCGGGCCGACGGCTCCGGGAACTGGGACTACAACGTCGTCCGCGAGAAGGCGGCCTACCAGTTCAGCCGGACGCTGTCGTTCCGGGCCATCGTCGACTACAACTTCTTCTACGAGAAGGCCTTCGGCAGCCTCCTGGCCAGCTGGGTCCTGCGGCCGGGCACGGTCTTCTTCCTCGGCTTCGACAACAATTACCTCCGCACCTCGTCCGGCCGCTTCCTCCGCGAGAACTGGAACGTCTTCGTCAAGTTCTCCTACTGGTGGCGGCTGTAGGACGGCATCGGCGGCCTTCAGCGCTTCGCGATCCAGCCGGCGATGTCGTCCACGACGTAGGGCGCGACGCTGCCGTGCTTCTCGATGTACTCCGCCGGCGTCAGGGCTCCCTCCCCCTCGTAGAAGAGATGATTGAGCTTGGGATAGAGGCGGAACTCGACGTCCCGCCGCGAGCCCAGGGCGGCCTTCCAGTTGTCGAGGTCGGCCGTCTGGACCTGGTAATCGCGCTCGCCCTGGAGGATGAGCATGGGCGCCTTGACCGACCTGGCAAGCTCGGGCGGGTTGTAGCCGCGGAGGTCGAGCCAGTAGGCCGGCATGGCCCCCAGGAGCCTCGTGGTCGAGCCGCTGTCGGCCGCGGTGAGGGCCTTGATCCTGGCCGCCTGGGCCTTGAGGCCCTCGAGCCTTTTCCTGTCGTCGTCGGACAGGGAGCTCCCGGCCAGGCCGTAAAGGTAAGTCATCTGGCGGATCATCGTGTCCTCGATCGGCCGCGTCAGGCCGGCCAGGATGATGAACCCGGCCGGCTTCAGCGGCCGGCCGGCCAGGGCGATCCTCGGCATCAGGTATCCGCCCAGGCTGTGCCCCAGGATGAACACCCGCCGGCCGTCGAGCCCCGGCGTCTTGCGGAGCAGGGCCGCGGCGGCCAGCGCGTCGTCGACGGTCTCTTCCTTCACGGTCATTGCCGCCTCGATCCTGGGATCGGCCACGATCCTCTTCCCGTGGACCTTGCTGCGCTTGTCGTAGCGGAGGACGGCGATGCCGCGCGAGGCCAGCCCCCAGGCCAGGTCCTTGAAGAGCTTGTTGGGGCCGAGCGTCTCGTCCCGGTCGTTGGGCCCGGAGCCGTGGACGAGCACGATGGCGGGGAAGGGGCCGGCGCCTTTCGGCCTGGTCAGCGTCCCCGGCAGGGCCCACTCGCCCGAGCCGACCGTGACCTCGGTCTCTTCGAATCTGGCCGGATCGGCGTAGGCCGGCGGCTCGTATTTCACCGGCGGCGCCGGCGGCGCGAACTGCAGGCCGGCGATCCGGCCGTCCTTATTGAAAACGACCCGCGCGTCGATCCGGGCCTTTTCGAACTCGCAGGCGACGAAGACGATCTCGTAGCCCTGTTGCTCTTCGCGGCGCGCCGGGCCCTGCTGCTTGAACGCCCCGAGCTGGGCCGGCAGCTGCCTGGCCCACATCGTCTCGAGCTTGTCCGGTCCCAGGGCCTTGAGCATGGTCGCGTCGAAGTCGCGGGCGGCCAGGGCGAAGTCGCCCTTCTCCATGGCCGCCAGGAACTCCCGGGCCTTGACCGTGAGCGCGTCCTCGGCCGGGGCGGGCGCCTGAGCCGGGCGAACGGGGGAGGCCATCGCGGCGGCGACGGATCCCAGGATAATGAACAGGAAGCAGGCTTTTTTCATCCAGACGATCCTCCTTTTGTGCGCAGACGACGTTGGTGTTCGAACGGGGGATGTCCCGCCAAAGCAGTATACTCCCTCCGGACTGCTCGTGAAAATGGAGGTCGGCAAAAGGCAGGTTTGACCCTTTCTGGCTTGGCCTTTCCGGGTCGCCCGCTCTTCGCAGCGGGGGCAGGCCCCGCCGGCGTTCATGGTAGAATAACCGGGTGAGCCTC
Coding sequences:
- a CDS encoding tetratricopeptide repeat protein; this encodes MAAFASLFRRTRPEAALRVKNGDAFAACADKLGLTARESEIARLLLGGKDSKRISEELFISEHTVKNHIHHIYRKLGIRNRIQLVRCFQSVLEDPGRPAAADPAPAGGHPLLRRAALPVLILVLAAAATLAAWRTWGRRPRPAAFPPTPALAVLDFENLSADPDLDKWVTGLPLLLATDLGQSRRLRTVSDDAVYSALTKFDLTGRRRYSREELRRLAREMKADYLISGTVLAAAGRIVVTAVLQDARTGTAIRTEMLDCQDEKDLMQKADGLARAIRSGLARTAEHALDDIDLDVEVLTTTSALAYKYYAEGWRYHRTGDYEQSLIMLRKAVEIDPEFAMAYRMMAVNARNLRYIDREAEYLRRAFELTDRLPEDCRERHLIRGDYYAKSEATWELAAAEFMKVIEDHPYDLVANTSLAVLCYETEDFESAAARADIPIRQGASDPFPHHTRAVSLRALGRTKEAVRVLNAYLENYPANRLVYQTLVAILIDTGDLAGAAAALEKAAAVFPDPSWSTWKGMLLFFTRGPGPARAEFGRLFLMDEPAWHLQARLRLMLLALAEGRYTEAEKECRNGIDLAESIREFMWSKDIRAMLGQVLLEQGKPEAALAELRTAVTGSDSDVSRTRARLIVLGAACARTGDDAGIEDLTRRFRESVGPGAPRRVLRDYDLFTGVVAYERGRYREAVAALEKAAATLPSAFPPSAYEPVIFSCLGQAREKAGDAAGAAAAYEEILRETSFRFLFADSYPLAVLGKARASEALGRRADAIAGYRDFLELWRNADPGRPEVAEARARLAALAGSSDSPR
- a CDS encoding gamma-glutamyl-gamma-aminobutyrate hydrolase family protein (Members of this family of hydrolases with an active site Cys residue belong to MEROPS family C26.); protein product: MRRTLVLALAFLVAAAAVPAPLACQTPDPDRWLDGVTGRGDDVRLVIFNPEVFNVRALAELRRLGVIDIPNLTVVGVWHERQADDFAESRKYVAENKLDWFKFHVVRAEISEPVLFKRNACTPEFERIAAKADGVIFFGGPDAPASIYGEKTSLFTEISDPFRHYLEVSAAFHFLGGSQDPGFKPLLEGRPGFPVLGICLGLQTMNIGTGGTLAQDIRWDVYGQTTFEGTIALGPEQWHTNPYRGLFPLDRLMGYSFHSLQLGDGSVFVKAMGFKPSDHPRVLSAHHQAIGRMGKGLVATASSRDGRIVEAVQHEKYPNVLGVQFHPEHPLLFDPGPRQRQKPGDAPTSFLAILEGTPPSVEFNKAIWRWFAGRLAESHGR
- a CDS encoding DUF5916 domain-containing protein translates to MRKRIFGAVLRLALAWAAVRAASPAAPARTAGDLKSPLEIPRLTRAPKIDGVLDNPIWEAEGLKIDAFVQLSPKENGTPTERTAAYLGHDEKNLYIAIRAFDSQSSRIRCSITKRDGCLEDDWVMVMLDTFNEKRRAFTFAVNPAGVQMDFIRVEEGGNDNMDDSWDTVFASGGSIDGEGYTVEMAIPFKSLRFPNEDLKAWNLVFARNLPRTGEVIVHPTVSRDIPGLLSNGRPFLMRGAVERSRNVEVMPFVTSLGRGGPAAEGKAFDFQPGANFKLGLASNTTLDLTANPDFSQIEADEPQIDYNLRYALRYNEKRPFFLEGMEIFNSPAIETVYTRQINDPSFGAKISGKSGRFAYGLLSAYDMHPAESLWEIPNGGGETSGAKAFSNVLRTKADVGSGSYIGFTLTDKELGGGSWSRLGGIDGQLRFKDRVFFNFQAVASSSSAAGERTSLAPGLYGDLCYTTRHWDVGGFYKAVHPDFQASLGFVNRTDYRSAGGYASYTLYPDKKYLNQVRFRVQAGVRDGYADSVTQDTWIRPQIQFRLTEFNQVFVQYEAAMERFAGVEFRKQNLSIESQFTFISWLPLYFSFQTGDSINYDPDDAYLGASNTYGVSLTIKPSKRLQLGTDFSKQTFWDRADGSGNWDYNVVREKAAYQFSRTLSFRAIVDYNFFYEKAFGSLLASWVLRPGTVFFLGFDNNYLRTSSGRFLRENWNVFVKFSYWWRL
- a CDS encoding alpha/beta fold hydrolase → MKKACFLFIILGSVAAAMASPVRPAQAPAPAEDALTVKAREFLAAMEKGDFALAARDFDATMLKALGPDKLETMWARQLPAQLGAFKQQGPARREEQQGYEIVFVACEFEKARIDARVVFNKDGRIAGLQFAPPAPPVKYEPPAYADPARFEETEVTVGSGEWALPGTLTRPKGAGPFPAIVLVHGSGPNDRDETLGPNKLFKDLAWGLASRGIAVLRYDKRSKVHGKRIVADPRIEAAMTVKEETVDDALAAAALLRKTPGLDGRRVFILGHSLGGYLMPRIALAGRPLKPAGFIILAGLTRPIEDTMIRQMTYLYGLAGSSLSDDDRKRLEGLKAQAARIKALTAADSGSTTRLLGAMPAYWLDLRGYNPPELARSVKAPMLILQGERDYQVQTADLDNWKAALGSRRDVEFRLYPKLNHLFYEGEGALTPAEYIEKHGSVAPYVVDDIAGWIAKR